The following are from one region of the Mycolicibacterium diernhoferi genome:
- the ftsZ gene encoding cell division protein FtsZ, whose protein sequence is MTPPHNYLAVIKVVGIGGGGVNAVNRMIEHGLKGVEFIAINTDAQALLMSDADVKLDVGRDSTRGLGAGADPEVGRKAAEDAKDDIEELLRGADMVFVTAGEGGGTGTGGAPVVATIARKLGALTVGVVTRPFSFEGKRRSNQAENGITSLRESCDTLIVIPNDRLLQMGDAAVSLMDAFRSADEVLLNGVQGITDLITTPGLINVDFADVKGVMSGAGTALMGIGSARGDGRALKAAEIAINSPLLEASMEGAQGVLLSVAGGSDLGLFEINEAASLVQEAAHAEANIIFGTVIDDSLGDEVRVTVIAAGFDSAGPSRKPVVGEGASGTGVAPGAAGKVRSSVFEPADAISVPAQTNGATVKIGGPDDGGISDDDVDVPPFMRH, encoded by the coding sequence ATGACCCCCCCGCATAACTACCTCGCCGTTATCAAGGTGGTCGGCATCGGCGGCGGCGGCGTGAACGCCGTCAACCGGATGATCGAGCACGGACTCAAGGGCGTGGAGTTCATCGCCATCAACACCGACGCGCAGGCGTTGTTGATGAGCGATGCCGACGTCAAGCTCGACGTCGGCCGCGACTCCACCCGTGGCCTGGGCGCCGGCGCCGACCCGGAGGTCGGCCGCAAGGCCGCCGAGGACGCCAAGGATGACATCGAGGAGCTGCTGCGCGGCGCGGACATGGTGTTCGTGACCGCCGGCGAGGGTGGCGGGACCGGCACCGGCGGCGCACCCGTCGTCGCCACCATCGCCCGCAAGCTCGGTGCGCTGACCGTCGGCGTGGTGACGCGGCCGTTCTCCTTCGAGGGCAAGCGCCGCTCCAACCAGGCCGAGAACGGCATCACCTCGCTGCGCGAGAGCTGTGACACCCTCATCGTCATCCCCAACGACCGGCTGCTGCAGATGGGTGACGCCGCCGTCTCGCTGATGGACGCGTTCCGCAGCGCCGACGAGGTGCTGCTCAACGGCGTGCAGGGCATCACCGACCTGATCACCACCCCCGGCCTGATCAACGTCGACTTCGCCGACGTGAAGGGCGTGATGAGCGGTGCGGGCACCGCGCTGATGGGTATCGGTTCGGCCCGTGGTGACGGCCGCGCCCTCAAGGCCGCCGAGATCGCCATCAACTCCCCGCTGCTGGAAGCCTCCATGGAGGGTGCCCAGGGCGTGCTGCTGTCGGTGGCCGGCGGCAGTGACCTCGGCCTGTTCGAGATCAACGAGGCCGCCTCGCTGGTCCAGGAGGCCGCGCACGCCGAGGCGAACATCATCTTCGGCACCGTGATCGACGATTCGCTCGGCGACGAGGTCCGGGTCACCGTGATCGCGGCCGGCTTCGACAGCGCCGGACCCAGCCGCAAACCGGTTGTCGGCGAAGGCGCTTCGGGCACGGGCGTGGCCCCGGGCGCGGCAGGCAAGGTGCGCTCCAGCGTGTTCGAGCCCGCCGACGCCATCTCGGTCCCGGCGCAGACCAACGGTGCGACGGTGAAGATCGGCGGTCCGGACGACGGTGGTATCTCCGACGACGACGTCGATGTGCCGCCGTTCATGCGCCACTGA
- a CDS encoding cell division protein SepF, producing the protein MSTLHKVKAYFGMAPMDDYDDEYYDDERSARGGYPRRAAEERFEEDGYGRPEPRAFDDRMPAREYDDLPGAYRGGYGDAPRFEGRLRGPRPEFDRPAPRFAAPTRGASALAMEPRRMAALFEEGSPLAKITTLRPKDYSEARTIGERFRDGTPVIMDLVSMDNADAKRLVDFAAGLAFALRGSFDKVATKVFLLSPADIDVSAEERRRIAEAGFYSYQ; encoded by the coding sequence ATGAGCACTCTGCACAAGGTCAAGGCCTACTTCGGTATGGCGCCGATGGACGATTACGACGACGAGTACTACGACGACGAACGTTCGGCGCGTGGCGGTTATCCGCGCCGCGCCGCCGAGGAGCGCTTCGAGGAAGACGGCTATGGCCGCCCGGAGCCGCGCGCCTTCGACGACCGCATGCCCGCCCGCGAGTACGACGATCTTCCCGGCGCCTACCGCGGCGGCTACGGCGACGCGCCCCGGTTCGAGGGCCGGCTGCGCGGACCCCGTCCCGAGTTCGACCGTCCGGCGCCGCGTTTCGCGGCGCCGACCCGTGGCGCGAGTGCGCTCGCGATGGAGCCCCGCCGGATGGCGGCGCTCTTCGAGGAGGGCAGCCCGTTGGCCAAGATCACCACGCTGCGCCCCAAGGACTACAGCGAGGCCCGCACCATCGGTGAGCGCTTCCGCGACGGCACCCCGGTGATCATGGACCTGGTGTCGATGGACAACGCCGACGCCAAGCGTCTGGTCGACTTCGCCGCCGGCCTGGCCTTCGCGCTGCGCGGCTCCTTCGACAAGGTCGCCACCAAGGTCTTCCTGCTCTCGCCCGCCGACATCGACGTCAGCGCCGAGGAGCGTCGCCGGATCGCCGAGGCCGGGTTCTACTCCTACCAGTAA
- the ftsW gene encoding putative lipid II flippase FtsW, with product MKNPLTGLRSRLRRPGTSTGTSSGTAAVKPATATAGGTTTKTDQPRTRFGVWLSRPMTSFHLIIAVAAILVTLGLIMVLSASGVYSYDTGGSPWTVFAKQVTWTAVGLVLFYLALRMPISLMRRLAFPAFAISIVLLVLVLIPGIGTIANGSRGWFVFAGQSMQPSELAKITLAIWGAHLLAARRMEQASLREMLVPLVPAAGLALTLIVLQPDLGQTLSLSIIVLGLLWYAGLPLRVFVSSVGAVILAGGVLALSAGYRSARVQSWLNPMADAQGSGYQARQARYALANGGIFGNGLGQGSAKYNYLPNAHNDFIFAIIGEELGYIGAAGLLCLFGLFAYTGMRIARRSADPFLRLLTATVTLWVIGQAFINVGYVVGLLPVTGLQLPLISAGGTSTATTLLILGVITNAARHEPEAVAALRAGRDDRVNRLLRLPLPAPYVPTRLEVARDRLRTRDGNSAGKPKKAVKKAPAKSPAKASGKPRGAGSPKQPRKAARTAKTAGSRRSGHPGEGATRRAGHHGDGRDSGRPVKAARRGQSETPRQGRGQQARSQGRARSLEGQRYG from the coding sequence GTGAAGAATCCACTGACCGGCCTGCGGTCGCGATTGCGCCGTCCCGGCACATCCACCGGCACATCCTCCGGGACCGCCGCGGTGAAACCCGCCACCGCAACGGCTGGGGGTACGACCACCAAGACCGACCAGCCGCGGACCCGCTTCGGTGTCTGGCTGAGCCGGCCGATGACGTCCTTTCACCTGATCATCGCGGTGGCCGCGATCCTGGTCACCCTCGGCCTGATCATGGTGTTGTCCGCCTCGGGGGTGTACTCGTATGACACCGGCGGTTCACCGTGGACGGTCTTCGCCAAGCAGGTGACGTGGACCGCCGTCGGCCTGGTGTTGTTCTACCTCGCGCTGCGGATGCCGATCTCGCTGATGCGCCGGTTGGCGTTCCCCGCCTTTGCGATCAGCATCGTGCTGCTGGTGCTGGTCCTCATCCCGGGCATCGGCACGATCGCCAACGGTTCCCGGGGTTGGTTCGTCTTCGCCGGCCAATCCATGCAGCCCTCCGAGCTGGCCAAGATCACGTTGGCCATCTGGGGTGCGCATCTGCTGGCCGCCCGAAGGATGGAACAGGCCAGCCTGCGCGAGATGCTGGTTCCGCTGGTGCCCGCCGCCGGCCTGGCCCTGACCCTCATCGTGCTGCAGCCCGACCTCGGACAGACGTTGTCGCTGAGCATCATCGTGCTCGGCCTGCTCTGGTACGCGGGCCTTCCGCTGCGGGTGTTCGTCAGCTCGGTGGGCGCGGTGATACTCGCGGGCGGGGTGCTGGCGTTGTCCGCCGGCTACCGCTCCGCGCGCGTGCAGTCCTGGCTCAACCCGATGGCCGACGCCCAGGGCTCGGGCTACCAGGCCCGGCAGGCGCGCTACGCGCTGGCCAACGGCGGCATCTTCGGTAACGGCCTCGGCCAGGGCAGCGCCAAGTACAACTATCTGCCCAATGCGCACAACGACTTCATCTTCGCCATCATCGGCGAGGAACTCGGCTACATCGGCGCGGCCGGACTGCTGTGCCTGTTCGGGCTGTTCGCCTACACCGGCATGCGCATCGCGCGCCGCTCGGCCGATCCGTTCCTGCGTCTGCTCACCGCCACGGTCACGCTGTGGGTGATCGGGCAGGCCTTCATCAACGTCGGCTACGTGGTGGGCCTGCTGCCGGTGACCGGTCTGCAGCTGCCGCTCATCTCCGCCGGTGGCACCTCGACGGCGACCACCCTGTTGATCCTCGGCGTGATCACCAACGCCGCCCGGCACGAACCGGAGGCGGTGGCCGCGCTGCGCGCCGGCCGCGACGACCGCGTCAACCGGCTGTTGCGGCTCCCGCTGCCGGCGCCCTATGTGCCCACCCGCCTGGAGGTCGCGCGCGACCGGCTGCGCACCAGGGACGGCAACTCCGCCGGTAAGCCCAAGAAGGCCGTCAAGAAGGCCCCCGCCAAATCACCGGCCAAGGCGTCGGGCAAACCCCGCGGCGCCGGCAGCCCCAAGCAGCCCCGCAAGGCGGCGCGCACTGCCAAGACCGCGGGTTCGCGCCGAAGTGGCCATCCGGGCGAAGGGGCGACACGGCGCGCAGGGCATCATGGAGATGGTCGAGACTCCGGCCGGCCGGTGAAAGCCGCGCGCCGGGGTCAATCCGAAACGCCACGGCAGGGCCGTGGTCAGCAGGCGCGTTCACAGGGACGAGCCCGTTCATTGGAAGGTCAGCGTTACGGGTGA
- a CDS encoding cell division protein FtsQ/DivIB, producing MTDPVDGREEPETSSTPAEAAPDAAAREAAKAAAPEAAAADEVPAAAPDGADAEDFEGPRRRARREREERRAAQARAMAIEQSRREAKRRALGQAEQQPKPSHRGVIRGLKVLMWSALIAVLAVGAGLLLYFTPIMSVRTTVITGLVAITEDEVREAAGVTPGTPLLQVDTDTVAEGVASIRRVASARVQREYPSTLRITVQERIPMVVKDYPDGPHLFDRDGVDFVTAPPPPGLPYIDTETPGPNDPATKAALEVLISLPPEVSGQVSRVEAPSVAAITLIMFDGRKVVWGTTDRTQEKALKLAALLTQPGQVYDVSSPDLPTVK from the coding sequence ATGACCGACCCGGTCGACGGGCGGGAGGAGCCCGAAACGTCCTCGACCCCGGCCGAAGCGGCCCCCGACGCTGCGGCCCGCGAGGCTGCCAAGGCTGCTGCTCCCGAGGCGGCGGCCGCCGATGAAGTCCCCGCAGCCGCCCCCGACGGCGCGGACGCCGAGGATTTCGAGGGCCCGCGCCGCCGGGCCCGCCGGGAACGTGAGGAACGCCGGGCCGCGCAGGCCCGTGCCATGGCCATCGAACAGAGCCGTCGGGAGGCCAAGCGCCGCGCTCTGGGGCAGGCCGAGCAGCAGCCGAAACCGTCGCACCGCGGGGTGATCCGCGGGCTCAAGGTGCTGATGTGGTCGGCGCTGATCGCGGTACTGGCGGTGGGTGCGGGCCTGCTGCTCTACTTCACACCGATCATGTCGGTGCGGACGACGGTGATCACCGGCCTGGTCGCCATCACCGAGGACGAGGTCCGGGAGGCGGCCGGGGTCACACCCGGGACGCCGCTGCTGCAGGTCGACACCGACACCGTGGCCGAGGGGGTGGCCTCCATCCGGCGGGTCGCGAGTGCCCGGGTGCAGCGCGAGTACCCCTCCACGCTGCGTATCACCGTGCAGGAGCGGATCCCCATGGTGGTCAAGGACTATCCGGACGGGCCGCACCTGTTCGACCGCGACGGCGTCGACTTCGTGACCGCCCCGCCGCCGCCCGGCCTTCCTTATATAGACACCGAGACCCCGGGGCCCAACGATCCGGCGACCAAGGCCGCGCTCGAGGTCCTCATCTCGCTGCCGCCGGAGGTGTCGGGTCAGGTGAGCCGGGTGGAGGCGCCGTCGGTCGCGGCCATCACCCTGATCATGTTCGACGGCCGGAAAGTGGTGTGGGGCACCACCGACCGCACCCAGGAGAAGGCGCTCAAGCTCGCTGCGCTGCTCACCCAGCCCGGGCAGGTCTACGACGTGTCCAGCCCGGATCTGCCGACCGTCAAGTAG
- the pgeF gene encoding peptidoglycan editing factor PgeF: MSVRVRRVTTTRAGGVSARPFDTFNLGDHVGDDPAAVAANRKRLAASLGLAEDAVVWMNQVHSANVAVVDGPRTTAVDQTDALVSGSRRLALAVVSADCVPVLLADARAGVIGAAHAGRVGAQLGIVPRTVEKMVDMGASVAGISVLLGPAVSGRNYEVPAEMAAEVEAALPGSRCRTAKGTPGLDIRAGLARQLADLGVKAVDIDPRCTVEDTRLFSHRRDAPTGRLASLVWLE; the protein is encoded by the coding sequence GTGTCCGTCCGGGTTCGGCGCGTGACGACCACCCGTGCGGGCGGTGTATCCGCGCGTCCGTTCGACACGTTCAATCTCGGTGACCACGTCGGTGACGATCCGGCCGCGGTCGCAGCCAACCGGAAGCGACTGGCGGCCTCACTCGGTCTGGCCGAGGACGCCGTGGTGTGGATGAACCAGGTGCATTCGGCCAACGTCGCCGTGGTGGACGGACCCCGCACCACCGCGGTCGATCAGACGGATGCACTGGTCAGCGGCAGTCGGCGGCTGGCCCTGGCGGTGGTGTCCGCCGACTGTGTTCCGGTGCTGCTGGCGGATGCGCGCGCCGGCGTCATCGGCGCCGCGCACGCGGGACGGGTCGGCGCCCAACTCGGCATCGTGCCGCGCACCGTCGAGAAGATGGTGGACATGGGCGCGTCGGTCGCCGGCATCTCGGTACTCCTGGGTCCCGCGGTGAGCGGACGCAACTATGAGGTGCCCGCCGAGATGGCCGCCGAGGTGGAGGCCGCGCTGCCGGGCAGCCGGTGCCGTACCGCCAAGGGGACACCCGGTCTGGACATCCGCGCCGGACTGGCGCGACAGCTCGCGGATCTGGGGGTGAAGGCCGTGGACATCGATCCGCGCTGCACCGTCGAGGACACCCGGCTGTTCAGTCATCGACGTGATGCGCCGACGGGCCGGCTGGCGTCATTGGTGTGGCTGGAATGA
- a CDS encoding YggT family protein: MSMVFQILGFVLFVFWLLLIARVVVEFIRSFSRDWQPRGATVVVLELIFTVTDPPVKLLRRIIPQLTIGAVRFDLSIMVLLLLAFIGMQLAFGAAASALS; the protein is encoded by the coding sequence TTGTCGATGGTCTTCCAAATCCTGGGTTTTGTGCTGTTCGTCTTCTGGCTGCTGCTCATCGCCCGGGTGGTCGTCGAGTTCATCCGCTCGTTCAGTCGCGACTGGCAACCCAGGGGCGCGACGGTGGTGGTGCTGGAGCTGATCTTCACCGTCACCGACCCCCCGGTGAAGCTGTTGCGCCGGATCATCCCGCAGCTGACCATCGGTGCAGTGCGATTCGATCTGTCGATCATGGTGTTGTTGCTGCTCGCCTTCATCGGCATGCAGCTGGCCTTCGGGGCCGCCGCGAGCGCTCTCAGCTGA
- the wag31 gene encoding DivIVA-like cell division protein Wag31: MPLTPADVHNVAFSKPPIGKRGYNEDEVDAFLDLVENELTRLIEENADLRQRVSELDSELAGARSGGGVAATQTIPPYQAPQPEPEPEPAQPVYEAPQPVAAAAPVSEDSHLRAAKVLSLAQDTADRLTSTAKAESDKLLADARAQADAMVGEARQTAETTVAEARAKADALLSDAQTRSETQLRQAQEKADALQADAERKHSEIMGTINQQRTVLEGRLEQLRTFEREYRTRLKTYLESQLEELGQRGSAAPVDSSAGNEGGGFNQFNRGSN; the protein is encoded by the coding sequence ATGCCGCTCACTCCAGCCGACGTTCACAACGTCGCTTTCAGTAAGCCGCCGATCGGCAAGCGCGGCTACAACGAGGACGAGGTAGACGCCTTCCTCGACCTGGTCGAGAACGAGCTGACCAGGCTCATCGAGGAGAACGCCGACCTGCGTCAGCGCGTGTCCGAGCTCGATTCGGAGCTCGCCGGTGCGCGCTCCGGGGGAGGCGTCGCCGCGACGCAGACCATTCCCCCCTACCAGGCGCCGCAGCCCGAGCCCGAGCCCGAGCCGGCTCAGCCCGTGTACGAGGCCCCGCAGCCTGTCGCCGCGGCCGCACCGGTGTCCGAGGATTCGCATCTGCGGGCCGCCAAGGTGCTCAGCCTGGCCCAGGACACCGCGGACCGCCTGACCAGCACCGCGAAGGCCGAGTCCGACAAGCTGCTCGCCGACGCGCGCGCCCAGGCGGACGCCATGGTCGGCGAGGCCCGGCAGACCGCGGAGACCACGGTCGCCGAGGCACGCGCCAAGGCCGACGCGCTGCTGTCCGACGCCCAGACCCGCTCCGAGACGCAGCTGCGTCAGGCGCAGGAGAAGGCCGACGCACTGCAGGCCGACGCCGAGCGCAAGCACTCGGAGATCATGGGCACCATCAACCAGCAGCGCACCGTGCTGGAAGGTCGCCTGGAACAGCTGCGCACCTTCGAGCGCGAGTACCGCACCCGCCTCAAGACCTACCTGGAGTCTCAGCTCGAAGAGCTGGGCCAGCGCGGTTCCGCCGCGCCGGTCGACTCCTCGGCGGGCAACGAGGGCGGCGGTTTCAATCAGTTCAACCGCGGCAGCAACTGA
- the murG gene encoding undecaprenyldiphospho-muramoylpentapeptide beta-N-acetylglucosaminyltransferase, with product MSTISVVLAGGGTAGHVEPAMAVADALTELEPQVRITALGTQRGLETRLVPERGYDLQLITPVPLPRKPSKDLLRLPLRVRSAVRETRAVFDDVHVDVVIGFGGYVSVPAYLAARRGPRRPAVPVVIHEANASAGWANKLGARSAKRVLSAVPDPGLGRVEVVGVPVRASITALDRAALRAQARAAFGFADDARVLLVFGGSQGAQSINRAVSGAAEALAAKGISVLHAHGPKNTLELPDLSGAPGVRYVAVPYLDRMDLAYSAADLAICRSGAMTVAEVSAIGLPAVYVPLPIGNGEQRLNALPVVDAGGGLLIDDADLSPQLVADTVVPVLADPDRLQKMTTAAALAGHRDAARRVAEVALEVARQGRSDRKTVR from the coding sequence GTGAGCACGATATCGGTCGTTCTGGCGGGGGGCGGCACGGCGGGACACGTCGAACCCGCGATGGCCGTGGCCGATGCACTGACCGAGTTGGAACCGCAGGTGCGGATCACCGCGCTGGGCACCCAGCGCGGTCTGGAGACCCGGCTGGTCCCTGAACGCGGCTACGACCTGCAGCTCATCACCCCGGTACCGCTGCCCCGCAAACCGTCCAAGGATCTGCTGCGGCTGCCGCTGCGGGTGCGCAGCGCGGTGCGGGAGACCCGCGCGGTGTTCGACGACGTCCACGTCGACGTGGTCATCGGCTTCGGTGGCTACGTGTCGGTGCCCGCTTATCTGGCCGCCCGGCGTGGGCCGCGCCGACCCGCGGTACCGGTGGTGATCCACGAGGCCAACGCCAGCGCCGGCTGGGCCAACAAGCTCGGCGCGCGCTCCGCGAAGCGCGTGCTCTCGGCGGTGCCCGATCCGGGCCTCGGCCGGGTCGAGGTGGTCGGCGTGCCGGTACGGGCCAGCATCACCGCCCTGGACCGGGCCGCGCTGCGCGCGCAGGCCCGCGCCGCCTTCGGGTTCGCCGACGACGCCCGGGTGCTGCTGGTGTTCGGCGGATCCCAGGGCGCCCAGTCGATCAACCGGGCCGTCTCCGGTGCGGCCGAAGCGCTTGCCGCCAAGGGTATTTCGGTGCTGCACGCACACGGGCCGAAGAACACCCTGGAACTTCCCGACCTGTCCGGGGCGCCCGGGGTCCGCTATGTGGCGGTGCCCTACCTGGACCGGATGGATCTTGCCTATTCCGCCGCCGACCTGGCCATCTGCCGGTCCGGTGCGATGACGGTCGCCGAGGTCAGCGCGATCGGCCTGCCCGCGGTGTACGTGCCGCTGCCGATCGGCAATGGTGAACAACGACTCAATGCACTCCCGGTGGTCGACGCGGGCGGCGGTCTGCTGATCGACGATGCCGACCTGTCACCGCAACTGGTGGCCGACACCGTGGTGCCGGTGCTCGCCGACCCCGACCGGCTGCAAAAGATGACCACCGCCGCCGCGCTGGCCGGGCACCGTGACGCGGCCCGCCGAGTGGCCGAAGTGGCGCTCGAGGTGGCGCGTCAGGGTCGCAGCGACCGGAAGACCGTGCGATGA
- the murC gene encoding UDP-N-acetylmuramate--L-alanine ligase, which yields MKGLPPALQRVHMVGIGGAGMSGIARILLDRGGQVSGSDAKESRGIAALRARGAEIRIGHDASALDMLEGGPTAVVTTHAAIPKTNPELVEARRRGIPVILRPVVLAELMAGDKTLMVTGTAGKTTTTSMLIVALQHCGFDPSFAVGGELGAAGTNAHHGSGPYFVAEADESDGSLVQYRPDIAVVTNVEADHLDFFGSEQAYIDVFDAFMERLRPGGALVVCVDDPGAAALAERTAALGIRVLRYGTGGTGSGELAGALLSWEQHGTSAVAEVQLAGESTPRTMRLLVPGRHMALNALAALLAATEAGADPEVVLEGLADFEGVRRRFELVGVSAGVKVFDDYAHHPTKVSAALSALRTLADESAGRAIVVFQPHLYSRTQTFAREFGAALSAADEVFVLDVYAAREQPIAGISGRSIADHVTVPVHYVPDFSAVAARVAAVAAPSDVVVTMGAGDVTLLSREILSALDARADRTAR from the coding sequence ATGAAGGGCCTGCCCCCGGCACTGCAGCGCGTGCACATGGTCGGTATCGGCGGTGCCGGCATGTCCGGGATCGCCCGCATCCTGCTGGACCGCGGGGGACAGGTCTCCGGTTCGGATGCCAAGGAATCCCGGGGCATCGCCGCGCTGCGCGCCCGCGGCGCGGAGATCCGGATCGGCCATGACGCCTCGGCGCTGGACATGCTCGAGGGCGGGCCCACGGCGGTGGTCACCACCCACGCGGCCATCCCGAAGACCAACCCCGAACTCGTCGAGGCGCGCCGCCGCGGCATCCCGGTGATCCTGCGGCCGGTGGTGCTGGCCGAGCTGATGGCCGGGGACAAGACGCTGATGGTCACCGGCACCGCCGGGAAGACGACCACCACCTCGATGCTCATCGTCGCGTTGCAGCACTGCGGTTTCGACCCGTCCTTCGCGGTCGGCGGAGAGCTCGGCGCGGCCGGCACCAACGCCCATCACGGCAGCGGCCCCTACTTCGTCGCCGAGGCCGACGAGAGCGACGGATCGCTGGTGCAGTACCGGCCCGACATCGCCGTGGTGACCAACGTCGAGGCCGACCATCTCGACTTCTTCGGCAGCGAGCAGGCCTACATCGACGTGTTCGACGCGTTCATGGAGCGGTTGCGGCCCGGCGGCGCCCTGGTGGTCTGTGTGGACGACCCGGGGGCGGCCGCACTCGCCGAACGCACTGCCGCCCTGGGGATCCGGGTGCTGCGCTACGGGACCGGCGGCACGGGATCCGGTGAGCTGGCCGGCGCCCTGCTGAGCTGGGAACAGCACGGCACCAGCGCGGTGGCCGAAGTGCAGTTGGCGGGGGAGAGCACGCCGCGGACCATGCGGCTGTTGGTGCCCGGCCGGCATATGGCGCTCAATGCGCTGGCCGCGCTGCTCGCGGCGACCGAGGCCGGCGCGGATCCCGAGGTGGTGCTCGAGGGGCTGGCCGATTTCGAGGGTGTACGCCGCCGGTTCGAGCTGGTGGGGGTGTCGGCGGGGGTCAAGGTCTTCGACGACTACGCCCATCACCCGACCAAGGTGTCGGCCGCACTGTCGGCGCTGCGCACGCTGGCCGACGAATCCGCGGGCCGCGCCATCGTCGTCTTCCAGCCGCACCTGTATTCGCGCACACAGACTTTCGCCCGCGAGTTCGGTGCCGCGCTGAGTGCCGCGGACGAGGTGTTCGTGCTGGACGTCTATGCGGCCCGCGAACAGCCGATCGCCGGAATCAGCGGACGCAGCATCGCCGACCACGTCACCGTGCCGGTGCACTACGTCCCGGACTTCTCCGCCGTCGCCGCCCGCGTCGCCGCGGTGGCCGCACCGTCGGACGTGGTCGTCACGATGGGCGCCGGTGACGTCACCCTGCTGTCCCGCGAGATCCTCAGCGCCCTGGATGCACGGGCTGACCGGACGGCGCGATAG
- a CDS encoding phosphoribosyltransferase: MPRRHRGGHAISFQNRRAAGRALAGELSHLEGEPGLTVLGLARGGVPIGWEVAAALNAPLDAFLVRKLGVPGWPELAMGALTTGGTLVRNDEVVRNLDVTEEQLRQTIERESAELQRREAAYRGDRPAPEVRGRTVILVDDGIATGASMLAAVRAVRRAGAARVVVAVPVGAAAACRRIGAESDELVCISTPADFQAVGQVYEDFTQTTDAEVCALLADQPRHAEPDS; the protein is encoded by the coding sequence ATGCCCAGACGCCACCGTGGTGGCCATGCCATCAGTTTCCAGAATCGCCGGGCCGCCGGCCGGGCGCTGGCCGGCGAGTTGTCGCATCTGGAAGGCGAACCCGGGTTGACGGTCCTGGGGCTGGCGCGCGGGGGCGTCCCGATCGGCTGGGAGGTGGCGGCCGCGCTGAACGCCCCGCTGGACGCGTTCCTGGTCCGCAAGCTCGGCGTGCCGGGCTGGCCCGAGCTCGCGATGGGGGCGCTCACCACCGGTGGCACCCTGGTCCGCAATGACGAGGTGGTCCGCAACCTGGACGTCACCGAGGAACAACTGCGGCAGACGATCGAGCGGGAATCTGCGGAACTACAGCGCCGCGAGGCGGCGTACCGCGGGGATCGCCCGGCTCCGGAGGTCCGCGGGCGCACCGTGATTCTGGTCGACGACGGGATCGCCACCGGCGCCAGCATGCTGGCAGCGGTACGGGCGGTGCGCCGAGCCGGTGCGGCGCGGGTGGTGGTCGCGGTGCCGGTGGGCGCCGCGGCGGCATGCCGCCGGATCGGTGCAGAGTCCGATGAGCTGGTCTGCATCAGCACACCGGCGGACTTCCAGGCGGTCGGGCAGGTGTACGAGGACTTCACCCAGACCACCGATGCGGAGGTCTGCGCGCTGCTCGCCGATCAGCCCCGGCACGCGGAGCCGGACAGCTAG
- a CDS encoding YggS family pyridoxal phosphate-dependent enzyme codes for MTGETHRDVELAGALAAVRTRLALAAEAAGRPVRDIELLPITKFFPASDVVILHRLGCSEFGESREQEAAKKVADVAEVFPADPIRWHMVGHIQRNKARAIARWAYAAHSVDSARLIAALGGGAEQELSAGRRTEPLRVYLQISLDGDPARGGIDIAKPDLIDELCAATHAIDALEFTGLMGIPPLGWDPEDAFARLQAERDRVQQSYSQRLGLSAGMSGDMEIAVRYGSTCVRVGTALMGQRPLTSP; via the coding sequence ATGACCGGCGAGACCCATCGGGACGTCGAACTGGCCGGCGCGCTGGCGGCGGTGCGGACCCGGCTGGCGCTTGCCGCCGAGGCCGCGGGCCGCCCGGTCCGTGACATCGAGCTGCTCCCGATCACGAAGTTCTTCCCGGCGTCCGACGTCGTCATCCTGCACCGGCTGGGCTGCTCGGAATTCGGTGAGTCACGTGAGCAGGAAGCCGCCAAGAAGGTCGCTGACGTCGCGGAGGTGTTCCCGGCCGACCCCATCCGCTGGCACATGGTCGGCCATATCCAGCGCAACAAGGCGCGTGCCATCGCGCGCTGGGCCTACGCCGCGCATTCGGTGGACAGCGCCCGGTTGATCGCCGCGCTCGGCGGCGGCGCCGAACAGGAACTGAGCGCCGGGCGGCGCACCGAGCCGCTACGGGTCTACCTGCAGATCAGCCTGGACGGGGACCCGGCCCGCGGCGGGATCGACATCGCCAAGCCCGATCTGATCGACGAGCTCTGTGCCGCAACGCATGCCATCGATGCGCTGGAGTTCACGGGTCTGATGGGCATCCCGCCGCTGGGCTGGGACCCCGAGGACGCCTTCGCCCGGCTGCAGGCCGAGCGCGACCGGGTTCAGCAGTCCTATTCGCAGCGGCTCGGACTGTCGGCAGGCATGTCCGGGGACATGGAGATCGCTGTCAGATACGGATCCACCTGTGTGCGTGTCGGAACCGCGTTGATGGGGCAACGTCCTCTAACGTCACCCTGA